A part of Saliniradius amylolyticus genomic DNA contains:
- the tolC gene encoding outer membrane channel protein TolC encodes MKRSLISLLVGISMTSPVLADDLHQVYQLALENDPVINKAKANRDAAQQGIDISRSALLPQISASADYSMATREEPDFQPTGIEIISSDADSTGWGVTLDLSIYDHSNWVELDRAEKVARQSDTQYASTVQDLILRTTTAYLNVLKAMDNLEFVQAEKNAIERQLEQTKQRFAVGLTAITDVHEAQANFDSTVAQEIRAENQVELRLEELRAITGKYHDQLSILDTETFDTARPNPDTPQGWLNKAEQQNLALLASKLAKDIAEDDIDSARAGHYPTLSLRASKSSSSSEIEVGGQTTDLPTTDSESIGLSLNVPIYSGGRTSALTERARHQYVMASEDLELTYRDTIRSVRSSYNDVIASISTIKALKQAVVSAESALKATEAGFEVGTRTIVDVLNSTRNLYNAKRNLAEARYNYILGTFQLKKAAGNLSEQDIIAINRGLEASQS; translated from the coding sequence ATGAAAAGATCACTTATATCCTTGTTGGTGGGCATCAGTATGACGTCACCGGTGCTGGCCGACGACTTGCATCAGGTATATCAGTTAGCCCTTGAGAATGACCCTGTAATCAATAAAGCCAAGGCGAATCGCGATGCTGCCCAGCAAGGCATTGACATCAGTCGGTCAGCGTTATTGCCGCAAATATCCGCCTCAGCAGATTATTCCATGGCTACCCGTGAAGAGCCTGACTTTCAGCCTACCGGTATCGAAATCATCAGTTCGGACGCTGACAGCACCGGTTGGGGAGTAACACTGGATTTGTCCATCTATGACCACAGTAACTGGGTTGAACTGGACCGGGCTGAAAAAGTAGCGCGCCAAAGCGACACACAGTATGCCAGTACCGTACAGGATCTTATTCTGCGCACAACCACGGCCTATCTCAACGTGCTAAAAGCCATGGATAACCTGGAGTTCGTGCAGGCCGAGAAAAATGCCATTGAACGTCAATTGGAACAAACCAAGCAGCGCTTTGCGGTAGGATTAACGGCCATCACCGACGTGCATGAAGCTCAGGCCAATTTCGATAGCACCGTCGCCCAGGAGATCCGCGCCGAGAACCAGGTGGAGTTACGTCTGGAAGAATTACGCGCCATCACCGGTAAATACCACGACCAACTCTCGATTCTGGACACCGAAACCTTTGATACCGCCCGTCCGAATCCCGATACCCCCCAGGGCTGGCTGAACAAAGCCGAACAGCAGAACCTGGCTCTTTTGGCCAGCAAACTGGCCAAAGATATCGCCGAGGACGACATCGATTCAGCACGGGCCGGGCATTACCCCACTTTATCCCTGCGAGCCAGTAAGAGTAGCTCCAGCAGTGAGATAGAAGTTGGCGGCCAGACCACGGATTTGCCCACCACCGACAGCGAATCCATCGGCCTGAGTCTGAATGTCCCGATCTATTCCGGTGGCCGCACCAGCGCCCTGACGGAGCGCGCTCGCCACCAATATGTGATGGCCAGTGAGGATCTGGAATTAACCTACAGAGATACCATCCGTTCGGTACGTAGCTCCTACAATGATGTAATCGCCTCCATTTCCACCATTAAAGCGCTGAAGCAGGCGGTGGTCTCGGCAGAAAGCGCACTTAAAGCTACTGAGGCAGGCTTTGAGGTGGGGACCCGTACCATTGTGGATGTGCTGAACAGCACCCGTAACCTGTATAACGCCAAGCGCAATCTGGCCGAGGCCAGATACAACTATATCCTTGGCACTTTCCAGCTCAAAAAAGCCGCAGGAAACCTGTCAGAGCAGGACATTATCGCCATTAACAGAGGGTTAGAGGCAAGCCAGTCCTGA
- a CDS encoding alpha-amylase family glycosyl hydrolase, translating into MKKTLIALAAAAALAGCQATTSNDSSQPEYYGTDHPFASEAVYFLVTDRFVDGDPTNNHEDQGGDYPTFDIELEGPDGRSANVGYMGGDLKGVLNNAQFIKDMGFSAIWMTPLVDNPDQAFAGGETIEFGGAFKDGGKTGYHGYWGVNFFKLDEHYPSPDLGYKELNQKLEQEYGIKTVLDIVANHGSPSFTMPVDQPEFGELYDKEGKLVADHQNLKPSELDEANPLHDFFHREEDIMQLSNLDETNPAVVDYFVEAYSQWIEQGADAIRIDTIKHVPHHFWKVFADRIRAKYPNFFMFAESYDYNANFIAQHTLEKNGNISVLDFPGQNAMSKVFSREGGGYGELEGYLHLTHGPYNNPYELTTFYDNHDMARLDATDKGFINAHNWLFTARGIPVVYMGSEMGYMRGTVEHQGNRNYYGQTNIDKAKQHPIRHNLARIAKVRQQLPALQRGLQVNLELAGDTAAFYRILQKDGNGQTALVLLNKGDQPAAFDIDQYLQPGLWTEQLSGSTRNIAASESLKVSVPASGVHVWVREGEITDAGLKAQLEHLMEHL; encoded by the coding sequence ATGAAAAAAACACTGATCGCACTGGCGGCTGCAGCGGCTCTGGCAGGTTGTCAGGCTACGACCTCAAATGACAGCAGCCAGCCTGAGTATTATGGCACCGATCACCCCTTTGCCAGCGAGGCGGTGTACTTTCTCGTTACGGATCGGTTTGTGGATGGCGACCCAACCAACAACCATGAAGATCAGGGCGGTGATTACCCCACCTTCGATATTGAGCTTGAAGGTCCCGATGGGCGCTCGGCCAACGTGGGCTATATGGGGGGCGATCTGAAGGGCGTATTGAATAACGCCCAGTTTATTAAGGACATGGGGTTCAGTGCGATCTGGATGACTCCCTTAGTGGACAATCCTGACCAGGCCTTTGCCGGTGGCGAAACCATTGAGTTCGGTGGTGCTTTTAAAGATGGAGGCAAGACAGGCTATCATGGGTACTGGGGAGTTAATTTTTTCAAGCTCGACGAGCACTATCCGTCGCCTGACCTGGGGTATAAAGAGCTTAATCAAAAGCTGGAACAGGAGTACGGCATTAAAACGGTACTGGATATCGTCGCTAACCACGGCTCTCCCTCCTTCACCATGCCTGTCGACCAGCCCGAGTTTGGCGAGCTCTATGATAAGGAAGGCAAACTGGTTGCAGACCATCAAAATCTGAAGCCGTCCGAACTGGATGAGGCCAATCCGTTGCATGACTTCTTCCACCGTGAGGAGGATATTATGCAACTGTCTAATCTGGATGAGACCAATCCGGCTGTCGTGGACTATTTCGTTGAGGCCTACAGTCAATGGATCGAACAGGGCGCCGATGCCATTCGAATCGATACGATTAAACATGTGCCGCATCATTTCTGGAAGGTGTTTGCCGATCGCATTCGAGCCAAGTATCCGAATTTCTTTATGTTCGCTGAAAGCTATGATTACAACGCCAACTTTATAGCCCAGCACACGCTGGAGAAGAACGGTAACATCAGTGTACTGGACTTCCCCGGTCAGAATGCCATGAGTAAGGTCTTTTCCAGAGAAGGCGGGGGCTACGGTGAACTGGAAGGCTATTTGCACCTGACTCATGGCCCGTATAACAACCCATACGAGCTGACCACCTTCTATGATAATCACGATATGGCAAGGCTGGATGCCACCGACAAAGGGTTTATCAATGCTCATAACTGGTTGTTCACTGCTCGCGGTATACCGGTGGTCTACATGGGCTCAGAAATGGGCTATATGCGCGGTACCGTGGAACATCAGGGTAACCGCAACTATTACGGCCAGACGAATATCGACAAGGCCAAGCAACACCCCATTCGTCATAACCTGGCCCGCATCGCCAAGGTACGCCAACAGCTACCAGCCTTACAGCGAGGCTTACAGGTGAACCTGGAGTTAGCGGGCGATACGGCGGCATTCTACCGGATACTGCAAAAAGACGGTAACGGGCAAACCGCACTGGTGCTGCTGAACAAAGGCGATCAGCCAGCGGCCTTTGACATTGACCAGTACCTGCAACCCGGGCTCTGGACCGAACAGTTATCTGGCAGCACTCGCAATATCGCCGCCAGTGAATCTCTGAAGGTGTCTGTTCCCGCCAGTGGTGTGCATGTGTGGGTGCGGGAAGGAGAAATCACTGACGCCGGGCTCAAGGCGCAACTCGAGCATTTAATGGAGCATTTATAA
- a CDS encoding DUF1249 domain-containing protein, with protein MSNTAVSKKYIPHLANLQAVCEANYGRLMALLPEVDSEAMEYQFNATPGSLFTIRIVSCEPYTTTLEMSQSQHGLPDYLRPQMQVRIYHDARMAEVLGFQHMGRFRSSYDYPNRLMHQKNEKELVNLFLAEWLEFCLRQQQSAKA; from the coding sequence GTGAGTAATACGGCGGTATCCAAAAAATACATTCCTCATCTGGCCAACTTGCAGGCGGTCTGTGAGGCGAACTATGGCCGTTTGATGGCACTGTTGCCCGAAGTAGACTCGGAGGCCATGGAGTACCAGTTCAATGCCACCCCGGGCAGTCTCTTTACCATCCGTATTGTTAGTTGTGAGCCCTACACGACCACCCTTGAAATGAGTCAGTCTCAGCATGGTCTGCCGGACTATTTACGCCCTCAGATGCAGGTGCGTATCTATCATGATGCGCGCATGGCCGAGGTTCTGGGCTTCCAGCATATGGGCCGATTCCGTTCCAGCTATGATTACCCCAATCGGCTGATGCACCAGAAAAACGAAAAAGAACTGGTAAACCTGTTTCTGGCCGAGTGGCTGGAATTCTGTTTGCGTCAGCAGCAGTCAGCCAAAGCGTAA
- a CDS encoding LacI family DNA-binding transcriptional regulator encodes MRAKPTSFDIAHMAGVSQSTVSRALRNSPLVNKETRDKIQAIAQELNYKVDKNASNLRQQQSRTIALLLFEDPTTDDSKINPFFLSMLGSITRACAAEGYDLLVSFQQLSDNWHADYEDTNKADGLILLGYGDYVDYQDKLHQLQDQNTHFVLWGAVDPNRPGISISCDNFRGGYKVTQHLIRQGRKCFGFIGTADHHYPEFFERFKGHSVALEQAGYQHQPLKLDAISSEEAGKAALNQLLEQQPHIDAVVCASDTIALGVMEALKERGYAVPEDVAVVGYDNILLSNYVSPKLTTVQQDTTAAGEMLVKTVVKMIREEPVEDVILPAEVIVRESCGNTG; translated from the coding sequence ATGAGAGCCAAACCCACATCTTTTGATATTGCTCATATGGCCGGAGTATCCCAATCCACGGTTTCCCGGGCCTTACGTAACAGCCCCCTGGTCAATAAAGAGACTCGGGACAAGATTCAGGCTATCGCCCAGGAACTGAATTACAAGGTGGACAAAAACGCCAGCAATCTGCGTCAGCAACAGAGCCGCACTATTGCCCTGTTGTTGTTTGAAGACCCCACCACCGATGACTCCAAGATCAACCCTTTTTTCCTGTCCATGCTTGGCAGCATCACCCGCGCCTGTGCGGCAGAGGGCTATGATCTACTGGTCTCTTTCCAGCAGTTGAGTGACAACTGGCACGCCGATTACGAAGACACCAATAAGGCTGATGGCCTGATCCTGCTGGGGTATGGCGACTATGTGGATTATCAGGACAAACTCCACCAGCTCCAGGACCAGAATACCCATTTTGTGCTCTGGGGAGCGGTGGATCCTAATCGTCCCGGCATCTCCATTAGCTGTGACAACTTTCGCGGGGGCTACAAGGTCACCCAACACCTGATTCGACAAGGCCGGAAATGCTTTGGCTTTATCGGCACCGCCGATCATCACTACCCGGAATTTTTTGAGCGTTTTAAGGGACATTCCGTCGCACTGGAACAGGCCGGTTACCAACACCAGCCACTGAAACTGGATGCTATCTCCAGCGAAGAAGCCGGTAAGGCAGCACTGAACCAACTGCTGGAACAGCAACCCCATATTGATGCGGTCGTCTGTGCCAGTGATACGATTGCCTTAGGGGTAATGGAAGCTCTTAAGGAACGTGGCTATGCGGTCCCCGAGGATGTGGCGGTAGTAGGCTATGACAACATTCTGCTGTCAAACTACGTATCGCCCAAGCTCACTACGGTGCAGCAAGACACCACCGCCGCCGGAGAAATGTTAGTAAAAACGGTGGTGAAAATGATTCGTGAAGAACCGGTAGAAGACGTGATTCTGCCTGCAGAAGTCATTGTGCGGGAATCTTGTGGAAACACTGGTTAA
- a CDS encoding YqiA/YcfP family alpha/beta fold hydrolase: MQGQAKALIYLHGFLSGPASHKAQQVRAHIEQHHPDISLVIPQLPHYPADALEQVRVLAKGFADYQLGFIGSSMGGFLATHAVREFGGRGVLVNPAVHPHRLLSGLLGEHENLYSGERFTLKPYHVAELEQMALDHPGAKQNLWVLLQQGDETLDYREAVDFYQACQVTVEPEGDHSFVGFDRHLNAIMQHLFD; encoded by the coding sequence ATGCAAGGTCAAGCTAAGGCATTAATTTATCTGCACGGCTTTTTAAGTGGCCCCGCCTCCCACAAGGCTCAGCAGGTCAGGGCTCATATCGAGCAACATCATCCGGATATCAGCCTGGTGATCCCGCAACTGCCTCATTATCCGGCCGATGCGCTCGAGCAGGTGCGTGTTCTCGCCAAAGGCTTTGCGGATTATCAACTGGGGTTTATCGGCAGTTCTATGGGCGGCTTTTTAGCTACACATGCCGTGCGTGAGTTTGGCGGTCGCGGCGTGTTGGTAAACCCGGCGGTTCACCCCCACCGGTTGTTATCCGGGTTATTGGGCGAGCACGAGAACCTCTATAGCGGTGAGCGCTTCACCCTGAAGCCTTATCATGTGGCAGAGTTGGAGCAGATGGCGCTGGATCACCCAGGCGCCAAACAGAACTTATGGGTGCTGTTGCAACAAGGCGATGAAACCCTGGATTATCGGGAAGCAGTGGACTTTTATCAGGCCTGTCAGGTGACCGTAGAGCCAGAGGGCGATCATAGCTTCGTTGGATTTGACCGTCACCTGAATGCCATTATGCAACACCTATTTGACTGA
- a CDS encoding OmpW/AlkL family protein yields MKKQLTAALLLGSLSFASQAQSSDWTLRVHGAHISPNDDSSQVLGNDGVGVDSASGLAFSISKAINRDWSVELQAALPFSHDINGTGAIDGLPIGDTKHLPPTLNALYHLNDVWHLGLGVNYTLFFDEQTSDALTNALGADSTALKLDDSVGLAAKVGFDYPLTENWSLSGGVYYMDIDTDADVLVNGEVATTVDVEIDPWVALFGISTKF; encoded by the coding sequence ATGAAAAAACAACTTACTGCCGCGTTACTGCTTGGCTCACTAAGCTTTGCTTCTCAGGCACAGAGCAGCGACTGGACTCTGCGAGTTCACGGTGCCCATATTTCTCCGAATGACGACAGCTCGCAGGTACTGGGTAATGATGGCGTTGGTGTGGACAGCGCTTCCGGGCTGGCTTTCAGCATCAGCAAAGCCATCAATCGTGACTGGAGTGTCGAGCTCCAGGCGGCGTTACCATTTTCTCATGATATCAACGGCACCGGTGCCATTGATGGTCTGCCTATCGGTGACACCAAGCACCTGCCTCCCACATTAAACGCCTTATACCACTTAAACGACGTTTGGCACCTGGGACTGGGTGTAAACTACACCTTGTTTTTTGATGAACAGACCTCAGATGCATTAACAAACGCCCTCGGCGCTGACAGCACAGCTCTGAAACTGGATGACTCTGTCGGTTTGGCCGCCAAGGTGGGCTTCGATTATCCGCTTACTGAAAACTGGAGTCTCAGTGGCGGCGTTTACTATATGGATATCGATACCGACGCCGACGTCTTAGTCAATGGCGAAGTCGCGACCACTGTGGATGTGGAAATTGATCCCTGGGTCGCTCTTTTCGGTATCAGTACCAAGTTCTGA
- a CDS encoding mechanosensitive ion channel family protein codes for MWDFKEISDLVLEYKLALSVTLAMLILIVRRWVIKGIRRRAKRKAQDKRPVVNAIKNITNLSLVFFLLAIWSAELQHLALSIAAFVVGIVLATREYIQCFTGFLYVTSTRVFRVGDWVEVGDVCGEVVESDWLSLTLQEVYLPTYDYTGKTLNIPNNQLFTKPVRNLNFLKRYATHTFTITRNQTVNVFQFIERLHERAKKHCLHFRDVAIRYNSMIEHRLDVTIPGPDPTIRVTTSELGDTEVTITIFCPTEEAIEIEQKITSDFMAYWYATKSKAALPEPADDEVHRVNGAS; via the coding sequence ATGTGGGATTTTAAGGAAATATCTGACCTGGTATTGGAGTACAAGCTTGCGTTATCGGTAACGCTGGCCATGCTGATCCTGATCGTGCGCCGTTGGGTCATCAAAGGCATTCGCCGCCGGGCTAAGCGTAAAGCACAAGATAAAAGACCGGTCGTCAACGCTATTAAGAACATTACCAACTTGAGTCTGGTGTTTTTTCTGTTGGCAATCTGGTCTGCCGAACTGCAGCATTTGGCGTTATCCATTGCCGCCTTTGTTGTCGGTATCGTATTGGCCACACGCGAGTATATTCAGTGCTTTACCGGTTTCTTATATGTGACCAGTACCCGGGTTTTCCGTGTGGGGGACTGGGTCGAAGTGGGCGATGTTTGCGGTGAGGTTGTCGAATCGGATTGGCTGTCACTGACCTTACAGGAAGTGTATCTGCCAACTTATGATTATACAGGTAAGACTCTTAATATCCCCAATAATCAGTTGTTTACTAAGCCTGTTCGTAATCTTAACTTTCTAAAGCGGTACGCCACGCACACCTTTACTATTACCCGTAATCAGACGGTAAATGTGTTTCAGTTTATTGAGCGACTGCACGAGCGGGCTAAGAAACACTGTCTGCATTTCCGTGATGTGGCGATCCGATATAACAGCATGATTGAGCACCGCCTGGATGTAACCATTCCTGGGCCGGATCCCACAATCAGGGTGACCACCTCCGAGTTAGGGGATACTGAGGTGACCATCACCATCTTTTGTCCGACCGAAGAGGCGATTGAGATCGAGCAAAAGATTACCTCCGACTTTATGGCTTACTGGTATGCCACTAAGTCAAAGGCGGCGTTACCTGAGCCGGCGGACGACGAGGTACACCGAGTCAATGGGGCGAGTTAA
- a CDS encoding metallophosphoesterase family protein — MKLIQVTDSHLLADKQRSGYNGICPYDSLQAVLALVRQRDPDYLLLTGDLSGDESADSYAHLHELLCESGLMARSWMIPGNHDDPSLMQGLFPQAMGWQKQSIEGEGWQVHGLNSAYQGTLGRVSQRQLDELVQRVEASPDTHHAIAVHHHPLPVNGWMDRHQWLNRQDFLCAIKELSQVKLVLYGHIHSAAETRYHHIQIQACPSSCWQWQHSADFAVADELPGFREITLNGDGHFSSQVYRTQE; from the coding sequence GTGAAGTTAATCCAGGTGACCGACAGCCACCTATTAGCCGATAAACAGCGTAGCGGCTACAACGGCATTTGTCCTTACGACTCCTTACAGGCAGTGCTGGCACTGGTTCGTCAGCGAGACCCTGATTACCTGCTGTTAACCGGTGATCTCAGTGGCGATGAGAGTGCTGACAGTTATGCCCATCTGCATGAGTTGTTGTGTGAGTCCGGGTTGATGGCTCGCAGCTGGATGATCCCCGGTAATCACGATGATCCCAGCCTGATGCAGGGGCTTTTCCCGCAAGCCATGGGATGGCAAAAGCAGTCTATTGAAGGAGAAGGCTGGCAGGTTCACGGGCTGAATAGTGCTTATCAGGGCACCCTTGGTAGGGTTAGCCAGCGGCAACTGGATGAGTTAGTGCAGCGTGTTGAGGCAAGCCCGGACACGCACCATGCTATCGCCGTGCATCATCACCCTTTGCCGGTTAACGGCTGGATGGATCGTCACCAGTGGCTGAACCGACAGGACTTTCTTTGCGCAATAAAGGAACTCTCTCAGGTGAAGCTGGTACTGTATGGCCATATACACAGCGCTGCAGAGACCCGTTACCATCATATTCAAATCCAGGCTTGTCCATCCAGCTGCTGGCAGTGGCAGCACAGCGCTGATTTTGCGGTGGCTGACGAGCTCCCCGGATTTCGTGAAATTACCCTCAATGGCGACGGTCATTTCAGCAGTCAGGTTTATCGAACTCAGGAGTAG
- a CDS encoding DUF3718 domain-containing protein: MKKSTLALLASMAAFSPLSYADINEELQNICTIVKNDDKSELRKKMRTVRSDYRLRLGDYYTGISCGGNSMIRYAMENGSAETGIYMIKRMSKGDLEQPEGDGMTIKQWAEANGHIGTPIGKELLDRLN; the protein is encoded by the coding sequence ATGAAAAAATCCACTCTAGCATTGTTAGCATCCATGGCGGCGTTTTCTCCTCTGTCTTACGCGGATATCAATGAAGAACTGCAAAACATTTGTACCATCGTCAAGAACGATGACAAATCAGAGTTGCGTAAGAAAATGCGTACCGTGCGCAGCGACTATCGTTTGCGTCTGGGTGATTACTACACCGGCATTTCCTGTGGCGGTAACAGCATGATCCGTTATGCGATGGAAAACGGCTCAGCGGAAACCGGCATTTATATGATAAAGCGCATGAGTAAGGGTGATTTGGAACAGCCTGAAGGCGACGGTATGACTATCAAGCAATGGGCAGAAGCCAATGGCCATATTGGCACACCTATCGGTAAAGAGTTGCTGGATCGTTTGAATTAA
- the nudF gene encoding ADP-ribose diphosphatase translates to MTFRSRFSADDVTIINKETPYQGFFRMLTYTLKHRLFNGGWSEPIQREVFERGSAVAVLPYDPVRKEVALIEQFRPGAMATCDTPWLLECVAGEIESGESVEEVAYREAEEEAGVKLKRLWPMLSYLSSPGGTSERLHVYLGECELGNAGGVHGLDSEHEDIYVHRFPEEEALSLLAEGKIDNASTVIALQWLALNQKHVHERWCE, encoded by the coding sequence TTGACCTTTCGTTCACGTTTTAGCGCCGATGATGTGACGATCATCAATAAAGAAACCCCCTATCAGGGCTTTTTCCGAATGCTGACTTATACCCTGAAGCACCGTTTGTTTAATGGTGGCTGGAGTGAACCTATCCAAAGGGAAGTGTTCGAAAGGGGAAGCGCGGTAGCAGTACTGCCTTATGATCCCGTACGTAAAGAAGTGGCGCTGATAGAGCAGTTTCGTCCCGGAGCGATGGCCACCTGTGATACCCCTTGGTTGTTGGAGTGCGTCGCCGGGGAAATCGAGTCCGGGGAGTCGGTCGAAGAGGTGGCGTATCGGGAAGCAGAAGAAGAAGCAGGCGTAAAGTTGAAGCGTCTTTGGCCTATGCTCAGTTATCTGTCCAGCCCTGGCGGCACCAGTGAGCGCCTGCATGTGTATCTGGGAGAATGTGAGCTTGGTAATGCGGGCGGGGTGCATGGCCTGGACAGTGAACATGAAGATATTTATGTGCACCGTTTCCCCGAGGAAGAGGCATTAAGCCTTTTGGCCGAGGGAAAGATCGATAACGCTTCGACGGTAATTGCTTTACAATGGTTGGCGCTCAACCAAAAACACGTGCATGAGAGGTGGTGTGAGTAA
- the parE gene encoding DNA topoisomerase IV subunit B, translated as MADQKYNAQDIEVLNGLEPVQRRPGMYTDTSRPNHLAQEVIDNSVDEALAGHASSIKVILHADQSLEVIDDGRGMPVDIHPEEGMSGVELIMSKLHAGGKFSNKNYQFSGGLHGVGISVVNALSSRVEVTIRRGGEVYQIAFSHGDKVEDLAVIDSCGKRNTGTRVHFWPDASYFDSGKFSVPRLLHILRAKAVLCPGLKIRFDDKVNGDTHEWYYEDGLQDYLYQAVEDKISLPEEAPFIGNFSGNHEAADWAVIWLPEGGELLTESYVNLIPTAQGGTHVNGLRQGLLESMREFCEFRNLLPRGVKLSPDDIWDRCCYILSTKMQDPQFAGQTKERLSSRQAAAFVSGVVKDAFSLWLNQHTDIAEQLAQMCISNAQRRMRQVRKVERKKVTQGPALPGKLTDCSSQDSSRSELFLVEGDSAGGSAKQARDREYQAIMPLRGKILNTWEVDSAQVLGSQEIHDISVALGIDPDSDNLDGLRYYRICILADADSDGLHIATLLCALFVRHFRALVEKGHVYVAMPPLYRIDVGKEVFYALDEDEKQGVLDRIEAEKKKGKVNVQRFKGLGEMNPIQLRETTMDPNTRRLVQLTVDDNEITEELMDMLLAKKRAGDRKTWLESKGNMADLAEL; from the coding sequence ATGGCAGATCAGAAGTATAACGCACAGGACATTGAGGTTTTAAACGGGCTTGAACCGGTACAGCGCCGCCCTGGCATGTATACCGATACCAGCCGACCCAACCATTTGGCTCAGGAAGTCATTGATAACAGTGTGGATGAGGCTCTGGCCGGACATGCCAGTAGCATTAAAGTCATCTTACACGCCGACCAGTCGCTGGAAGTGATCGACGATGGTCGGGGCATGCCCGTGGACATTCATCCGGAAGAGGGGATGTCGGGAGTGGAACTGATCATGTCCAAGCTTCATGCCGGTGGTAAGTTCTCTAACAAGAATTACCAGTTTTCCGGTGGTTTACATGGTGTGGGGATCTCTGTAGTTAACGCCTTGTCCAGTCGGGTCGAGGTGACCATCCGCCGCGGAGGCGAGGTGTATCAAATTGCCTTCTCTCACGGTGATAAGGTGGAAGATCTGGCGGTCATCGATAGCTGTGGTAAGCGAAATACTGGCACTCGGGTACACTTCTGGCCCGATGCCAGCTATTTTGACTCGGGCAAATTCTCGGTGCCACGGCTTTTGCATATCTTAAGAGCCAAGGCCGTACTCTGCCCTGGCTTGAAGATCCGGTTCGACGATAAGGTCAATGGCGATACCCATGAATGGTATTACGAGGACGGCCTTCAGGACTATCTGTACCAGGCGGTGGAAGATAAGATCAGCCTGCCCGAAGAGGCACCTTTTATCGGCAATTTTTCTGGTAATCATGAGGCGGCGGACTGGGCGGTGATCTGGCTGCCTGAAGGCGGTGAGCTGCTTACCGAAAGCTATGTGAACCTGATCCCTACGGCTCAGGGCGGTACTCATGTGAACGGCTTGCGCCAGGGGCTGCTGGAGTCCATGCGTGAATTCTGTGAGTTTCGTAACCTGTTGCCCCGTGGCGTCAAGCTAAGTCCCGACGATATCTGGGATCGCTGCTGTTATATTCTGTCCACCAAGATGCAGGACCCTCAATTCGCCGGGCAGACTAAGGAACGTCTGTCGTCACGTCAGGCGGCGGCCTTTGTCTCCGGTGTTGTGAAAGACGCTTTTAGCCTGTGGCTGAATCAACATACCGATATCGCCGAGCAGCTGGCTCAGATGTGCATCAGCAATGCCCAGCGTCGCATGCGTCAGGTCCGTAAGGTCGAGCGTAAGAAAGTCACTCAGGGGCCGGCGTTGCCCGGAAAGCTGACGGACTGTTCATCACAGGACAGCTCCCGCTCTGAACTGTTTCTGGTGGAAGGTGACTCCGCCGGTGGCTCGGCCAAGCAGGCCAGGGATCGCGAATATCAGGCCATTATGCCGCTGCGAGGCAAGATACTGAATACCTGGGAAGTAGACTCGGCGCAGGTGCTGGGCTCGCAGGAAATTCATGATATCTCGGTCGCGCTGGGGATTGATCCGGATTCAGATAATCTGGACGGGCTGAGATATTACCGGATTTGTATTCTGGCCGATGCCGACTCCGATGGCTTGCATATTGCTACTTTGTTATGCGCATTGTTTGTGCGCCACTTCCGCGCTCTGGTAGAAAAAGGCCATGTGTATGTGGCCATGCCGCCGCTTTACCGTATCGACGTAGGGAAAGAGGTGTTTTATGCCCTGGACGAGGATGAAAAACAGGGCGTGCTGGATCGCATTGAGGCGGAGAAGAAAAAAGGCAAGGTCAATGTGCAGCGCTTTAAAGGCTTGGGTGAGATGAATCCCATCCAACTTCGGGAAACCACCATGGATCCCAATACACGCCGGCTGGTGCAACTCACGGTAGATGATAACGAGATTACCGAAGAACTGATGGATATGCTGTTGGCGAAAAAGCGTGCCGGAGACCGTAAGACGTGGCTGGAGAGTAAGGGCAATATGGCGGATTTGGCCGAGCTCTAG